The stretch of DNA CCGATGCCGAGCGTCAGGACGCCAATCGCGGTGAGGGTGAAGCCCGGGTGCTTCGCGAGAAGGCGCACGCTATAACGGAGGTCCTGCCAGAGTGTCCACATAGGCCTTGGAATGTAGACGGGCCGCAGGGGCGGATTGTTTCCGATATTATTCGGAGCGTCATGAGATATCTCTCCACGCTGCTTGTCCTGTTCACCGTCGCCTGCACCGCGACCACACCCATCGAACCCGCCACGATGGTGCTGCGCAACGGCAAGATCGTGACCGTGGACGAGGCGATGCCTGAGGCGCAGGCCATCGCTATCCGCGGCGATCGCATTGCCGCGGTCGGCACCAACGAGGCCATCCAGGCCTATGTCGGGCCGGCAACCCAAGTCATCGACCTCGCCGGCCAGACCGCCATTCCGGGGCTGATCGAGAGTCACGGCCACTTCATGGGGCTCGGGCAGTCGAAGATGAATCTCGACCTGATGGACGTGAAGGACTGGAACGAGATCGTCGCCATGGTCGCGGTGGCGGCGAAGCAGGCCAAGCCCGGCGAGTGGATCCTCGGCCGCGGGTGGCACCAGGAGAAGTGGAGCAGCGTGCCGCAGCCCAACGTCGAGGGTTTCCCGTTCCACGACGAGTTGAGCAAGGTCTCGCCCGACAACCCGGTGATGCTCACGCACGCGAGCGGCCACGCGAGCTTCGTCAACGCGAAGGCGATGGAGGCGGCCGGCCTGACCGCGAAGACGCCCGACCCGGCGGGTGGGGAGATTCTCAAGGACCGCGCGGGGCGGCCGATCGGCCTGCTGCGCGAAACCGCGTCCCGGATCGCCGGCGGCGCGCTCGACGAGTGGCGCTCGAAGAAGACGCCCGAAGAACGCCAGGCCGACTTGCGGCGGCAGATCGAGCTGGCGGTGAAGGCGAGCCTCGAGAAAGGCGTCACCAGCTTCCACGACGCCGGCGCGAATTTCGCGACGGTGGATCTCTACAAGCAGGTGGCCGCGGAAGGCGGCCTCGGCATCCGGCTGTGGGTGATGGTGCGTGACAGCAACGACAACCTGCGCGCGAAGCTGGCGCAATACAAGGCCGTCGGCCTCAACGACAATCACCTGACCATTGCCGCGATCAAGGTCACCGCCGACGGCGCGCTCGGCTCGCGCGGCGCGCTGATGCTCGAGCCGTATACCGATTCACCGTCGAGCACGGGCTTGCCGACGACGCCGCTCGAGAGCATCGCCGCCACCGCGAAGATCGCCATCGACAACGGCGTGCAGCTCTGCGTGCACTGCATCGGCGATCGCGCCAACCAGGAAGTGCTGAACGTCTACGAGCGCGCGTTCAAGTCGAATCCGGAGGCGAAGGACCTGCGGTGGCGCATCGAGCACGCGCAGCACCTCGCGGCCGCCGACATCCCGCGCTTCGGACAGCTCGGCGTGATCGCGTCGATGCAGGGGATCCACGCCACGTCGGATGCGCCGTACGTGCCGGCGCGCCTCGGCCCGGCGCGCGCCGAGACCGGCGCCTACGTGTGGCAGAAGCTGATGAAGACGGGCGCGATCATCGCCAACGGGACTGATGTGCCGGTGGAGCGCATCGACCCGATGGCGAATTTCTACGCCACCGTCACGCGCAAGACGAAGGACGGCTCGGTGTTCTACGGCGAGCAGAAGATGACGCGCGCCGAGGCGCTCAAGTCCTATACCTGGAACGGCGCCTTTGCGGCGAAAGAGGAATCGCTCAAGGGCTCGCTTGCCGCCGGCAAGCTCGCCGACATCACGGTGCTGTCGAAAGACATCATGACCGTGCCCGAGGACGAGATCGCGGCGACCACCGTCGTTTACACCATCGTCGGCGGCAAGGTGGCTTACACCCGATAGGCCGCAGATGAAGACAGCCGCAGATGAGACAGCCGCAGATGAAGACAGCCGCAGATTAATCCGCAGATTCTGGTTTTTTAATCTGTGCTTAATCTGTGGCTGATGAGCCGTTGCTCAATATCCGCGGCCCCGCGGCGCCAGAAGTACGCAGCGATTGGCACCAGGACGATTCCGACGCCGACTTGCCACCAGATCACCGACTCGGACCAAGCTGAGCCGGCGAAGAACCGTTCGCGTTTATCGAGGAAGTAACCGATGCTGCCGGCGATGAGGAATACGACCGACAGGGCGGTTGTCATGAACGCCAGCCAGGGCGGACTCCACCGACCATAGAGTCGTCCGTATTTGCTCATTGGGCCAATTCTACGCCCGCTCGACATTCGCTTGACTTTCGCTATGGTCGGATTACAATGGCGAAAGTTAAGCGAATAGAGGTGAAATATGGCCGTCCGCGCCACCGTAGAAGCCCTGCTCCGAGAGCGAAAACTCGACCGCACCCTCACCTCTGCCATTCCTGAACGTCTCGGCGAAGACGCGGTCTCGCCACTGGACGTCGCCGCCCTCGATCGCGGACTCGCCGGTGGCTTGCCGCGAGGGCAGGTGTCTGAAGTGGTGGGACCCGCTTCGTCGGGCCGCACGGCCCTGGTCTGGGCCGCGCTGGCCGCGGCCACGCGCCGGGGCGAATCGGTGGCGCTCATCGACACCTTCGATCGGTTCGATCCGCCCACGGCGGCAGCCTGCGGCTTCGTGCTGCCGCGCCTGCTCTGGGTGCGCGGCCAGGCGGTGTCGAAGACCGCGGTCGCCGTGGACCC from Vicinamibacterales bacterium encodes:
- a CDS encoding amidohydrolase gives rise to the protein MRYLSTLLVLFTVACTATTPIEPATMVLRNGKIVTVDEAMPEAQAIAIRGDRIAAVGTNEAIQAYVGPATQVIDLAGQTAIPGLIESHGHFMGLGQSKMNLDLMDVKDWNEIVAMVAVAAKQAKPGEWILGRGWHQEKWSSVPQPNVEGFPFHDELSKVSPDNPVMLTHASGHASFVNAKAMEAAGLTAKTPDPAGGEILKDRAGRPIGLLRETASRIAGGALDEWRSKKTPEERQADLRRQIELAVKASLEKGVTSFHDAGANFATVDLYKQVAAEGGLGIRLWVMVRDSNDNLRAKLAQYKAVGLNDNHLTIAAIKVTADGALGSRGALMLEPYTDSPSSTGLPTTPLESIAATAKIAIDNGVQLCVHCIGDRANQEVLNVYERAFKSNPEAKDLRWRIEHAQHLAAADIPRFGQLGVIASMQGIHATSDAPYVPARLGPARAETGAYVWQKLMKTGAIIANGTDVPVERIDPMANFYATVTRKTKDGSVFYGEQKMTRAEALKSYTWNGAFAAKEESLKGSLAAGKLADITVLSKDIMTVPEDEIAATTVVYTIVGGKVAYTR